GGCATCAAAGTTCATCTCCTCACAAACCTTGAAGGTGTCGGCCGCAATGGGAATTTTTTCTAGGTAAACGCGGCATCCCACGCCCGACTGCTTGCAAATGTGCTTCAGGTCGGACGATAGCCCGTCGGAGATATCTATCATAGCCGAAGGTCTCACTCCCGCTTCGCGAAGCATGTCAATGGTGCTCTGCTTAGCCTCAGGCTTTAGCTGACGTTGCAGCACGTAGTCGTATCCCTCCAACTTTGGTTGTTCCATGCCGGTGGCTTGAAAAACTCGCTTCTCACGCTCCAGTATTTGAAGGCCCATGTAGGCAGAACCCAAGTTACCCGAAACGCAAATAAGGTCGTTGACCTTTGCCCCAGAGCGATAGGTAATGCTTTCTTTACTAACCTCACCTATCGCCGTTATGCTGATGCAAAGTCCCGTTAGTGACGCGGAGGTATCACCACCTACAAGATCAACACTGTATCGCTCACAGGCCATGTGGATACCAGAATAAAGTTCCTCAAGATCCTCCACTGAGAGCTTCGCCGAAACACCCACCGAAACGGTAATCTGCGTTGGTTTTGCATTCATGGCATATATATCGGAGAGATTCACCACTACTGCTTTATAACCCAGATGGCGCAAGGGAGAGTAGGTTAAATCGAAGTGAATTCCCTCCAGCAGCAGATCGGTAGTTATTACCATCAGATTGTCGCCAGCGGAGATTACCGCACAGTCGTCGCCCACACCTTTAAACGTAGTTGGTTGTGATGGTTTAAACTCCTTTGTAAGGTGGTCGATTAGCCCAAATTCGCCCAAGGTCGATATCTCCGTTCTTCTTCTCTTTTCCGCCATGTAGTTATATTTTGTGCAAAGATAGGGGTTTGGACGAATATATTTTAAAGTAGTTCATGAAGTTGTAAAACTCAACGAATGGTGCAATGCTGAGAGCATCTATAAGTATTTGCGATTTAATACGCATAATATTATATATAATTGCGCTTTTATAATTTTTAGCCTATATTTGATTAGATAACATTACAGCCATGATAGTTCGTGAATTTGGTTCTAACATAAAAAGTTGGCTCTTCAGGGGGAAGATACTCATCGTATTTGGCCCAAGGCAGGTGGGTAAAACAACCTTTATTGAGCAACTACTAGGGGAGTTAGACAAAAAAATTGTTCGATTTAATGGGGACGAGGCTGATATTAGAGAATTTATAAGCAATACCACTTCTGCCAAACTAAAGCGTCTGGTTGGTAATGCAGATATTGTATTTATTGATGAAGCGCAGCGAATTCAAAACATAGGCCTTACCCTAAAATTGTTTGCCGATCAGATTAAAGACGTTCAGGTAATTGCTTCCGGCTCCTCCTCATTCGAACTGGCTAACAGGGCAAACGAACCGTTGACTGGCCGCAAGATTGAATTCTTCTTGCCACCACTCTCCTATTGCGAAATGGTAAAGCACCATGGATTACTCGAGGAGCGCAGAATGTTGGAGCATCGGCTCGTTTATGGGTATTACCCTGAAATAGTAGTTGAGCAGAGCGATGCAGCTGAGTTGCTGAAATTACTTGTTAACAGCTATCTGTACAAGGACTTGACTCTTATTCAAGGTGTAAATAAGCCTCACATCATCGATAAAATCCTTAAGGCTCTAGCACTGCAGCTAGGCAACGAAGTAAAATATTTGGAATTGGCTCAGCTGGTTGGAGTTGACAACCAAACTGTTGAACGCTACATCGATATGCTCGAAAAAGCATTTGTGATATTTCGACTGCCGGCGTTGAGTCGTAATAGCCGCATCGAGATAAAGAAGGGAAAAAAGTTCTACTTCTACGACAACGGAGTTCGTAACGCAATTATTGGAAATTTTCATGATGTGAGCATGCGGAGCGACATAGGAGCCCTTTGGGAGAACTTTTTAATGAGCGAGCGATTCAAATATTTAAATCTTAATAAGTTCGACAATAGAAGGTTTTTCTGGCGAACCATTCAGCAGCAAGAGATAGATTATATCGAGGAGGAAGGAGAACACTTCTCAGC
This portion of the Williamwhitmania sp. genome encodes:
- the thiL gene encoding thiamine-phosphate kinase, with protein sequence MAEKRRRTEISTLGEFGLIDHLTKEFKPSQPTTFKGVGDDCAVISAGDNLMVITTDLLLEGIHFDLTYSPLRHLGYKAVVVNLSDIYAMNAKPTQITVSVGVSAKLSVEDLEELYSGIHMACERYSVDLVGGDTSASLTGLCISITAIGEVSKESITYRSGAKVNDLICVSGNLGSAYMGLQILEREKRVFQATGMEQPKLEGYDYVLQRQLKPEAKQSTIDMLREAGVRPSAMIDISDGLSSDLKHICKQSGVGCRVYLEKIPIAADTFKVCEEMNFDAVTAALNGGEDYELLFTIQQSDFDKIKNLSGVDFIGHITGASTGEFLVTPDGRDIELKAQGWVAY
- a CDS encoding ATP-binding protein, which translates into the protein MIVREFGSNIKSWLFRGKILIVFGPRQVGKTTFIEQLLGELDKKIVRFNGDEADIREFISNTTSAKLKRLVGNADIVFIDEAQRIQNIGLTLKLFADQIKDVQVIASGSSSFELANRANEPLTGRKIEFFLPPLSYCEMVKHHGLLEERRMLEHRLVYGYYPEIVVEQSDAAELLKLLVNSYLYKDLTLIQGVNKPHIIDKILKALALQLGNEVKYLELAQLVGVDNQTVERYIDMLEKAFVIFRLPALSRNSRIEIKKGKKFYFYDNGVRNAIIGNFHDVSMRSDIGALWENFLMSERFKYLNLNKFDNRRFFWRTIQQQEIDYIEEEGEHFSAYEFKWSPKAKAHFSTTFRNGYPINKMEVITPTNFEEFIGLIP